One part of the Streptomyces ferrugineus genome encodes these proteins:
- a CDS encoding shikimate kinase — translation MSAVPAVVLVGPMGVGKSTVGQLLAERLGVGYRDTDDDIVTEQGRTIAEIFVDEGEPAFRALEKAAVRRALAEHDGVLALGGGAVLDADTRALLAGQRVVYLSMDVEEAVKRTGLNAARPLLAVNPRKQWRELMEARRHLYEEVAAAVVATDGRTPEEVTQAALDALELKDA, via the coding sequence AAGTCCACGGTCGGGCAGCTCCTCGCCGAGCGGCTCGGCGTCGGCTACCGGGACACCGACGACGACATCGTGACCGAGCAGGGCCGCACCATCGCCGAGATCTTCGTCGACGAGGGCGAGCCGGCCTTCAGGGCGCTGGAGAAGGCGGCCGTGCGGCGGGCGCTCGCCGAGCACGACGGCGTCCTGGCGCTGGGCGGCGGGGCGGTCCTGGACGCGGACACCCGCGCGCTGCTCGCCGGGCAGCGGGTGGTCTACCTCTCGATGGACGTCGAGGAGGCGGTCAAGCGCACCGGCCTGAACGCCGCCCGCCCGCTGCTCGCGGTCAACCCGCGAAAGCAGTGGCGGGAGCTGATGGAGGCCCGCCGCCATCTGTACGAAGAGGTCGCCGCGGCGGTCGTGGCCACGGACGGCCGTACCCCCGAAGAAGTGACCCAAGCCGCCCTGGACGCACTGGAGTTGAAGGACGCATGA
- the aroB gene encoding 3-dehydroquinate synthase — MTEAVTRIQVGGTAGSDPYEVLVGRQLLGELGGLIGDKAKRVAVIHPEALADTGEALRADLAGQGYEAVAIQVPNAEEAKTAEVAAYCWKALGQSGFTRSDVIVGVGGGATTDLAGFVAASWLRGVRWIAVPTTVLAMVDAAVGGKTGINTAEGKNLVGAFHPPAGVLCDLAALESLPVNDYVSGLAEIIKAGFIADPAILELIEADPEAARTPAGPHTAELIERSIRVKAEVVSSDLKESGLREILNYGHTLGHAIEKNERYKWRHGAAVAVGMHFAAELGRLAGRLDDATADRHRAILESVGLPLHYRYDQWPKLLQTMKVDKKSRGDLLRFIVLDGLAKPTVLEGPDPAVLLAAYGEVGQ, encoded by the coding sequence ATGACCGAAGCAGTGACGCGGATTCAGGTCGGCGGCACCGCTGGCAGTGACCCGTACGAGGTCCTGGTGGGCCGTCAGCTCCTCGGCGAGCTCGGCGGATTGATCGGCGACAAGGCCAAGCGGGTCGCCGTCATCCACCCCGAGGCGCTGGCCGATACCGGCGAGGCGCTGCGGGCCGACCTGGCCGGGCAGGGCTACGAGGCCGTCGCGATCCAGGTGCCGAACGCGGAGGAGGCCAAGACCGCCGAGGTGGCCGCCTACTGCTGGAAGGCGCTCGGCCAGTCCGGCTTCACCCGCTCCGACGTGATCGTCGGCGTCGGCGGCGGCGCCACCACCGACCTGGCCGGGTTCGTCGCCGCGAGCTGGCTGCGCGGGGTGCGCTGGATCGCCGTACCCACCACCGTGCTGGCCATGGTGGACGCGGCCGTCGGCGGCAAGACCGGCATCAACACCGCCGAGGGCAAGAACCTCGTCGGCGCCTTCCACCCGCCGGCCGGCGTGCTGTGCGACCTGGCCGCGCTGGAGTCACTGCCGGTCAACGACTATGTGTCCGGTCTCGCGGAGATCATCAAGGCCGGTTTCATCGCCGACCCCGCCATCCTGGAGCTGATCGAGGCCGACCCCGAGGCCGCGCGCACCCCGGCCGGCCCGCACACCGCGGAGCTGATCGAGCGCTCGATCCGGGTCAAGGCCGAGGTCGTCTCGTCGGACCTGAAGGAGTCGGGCCTCAGGGAGATCCTCAACTACGGCCACACGCTGGGCCACGCGATCGAGAAGAACGAGCGCTACAAGTGGCGGCACGGCGCGGCGGTGGCCGTCGGCATGCACTTCGCCGCCGAACTCGGCCGTCTCGCCGGGCGGTTGGACGACGCGACGGCGGACCGGCACCGCGCGATCCTCGAATCGGTGGGCTTGCCCCTGCACTACCGCTACGACCAGTGGCCCAAGCTGCTCCAGACGATGAAGGTCGACAAGAAGTCCCGCGGTGACCTGCTGCGCTTCATCGTCCTGGACGGCCTGGCCAAGCCCACCGTCCTGGAGGGACCGGACCCGGCCGTCCTGCTCGCCGCGTACGGCGAAGTCGGCCAGTAA
- a CDS encoding Pro-rich N-terminal domain-containing protein, translating into MQHAVGSPLPPPHQSGHGWSPAGHHPGGHQGPAPQQGPAPHQGPAQRQGSAPVPPPPPAPGFTPPAPVAHTPPQAHVPPTPETTGHVPLPPGGPVGMPSAPPAAATPDPATTTIAVLLIGPAGAGKTSVAKYWADHRRVPTAHISLDDVREWVRSGFADPQSGWNDHSEAQYRLARRTCGFAARNFLANGISCILDDAVFPDRPVVGLGGWKRHVGPGLLPVVLLPGLEIVLERNAERSGNRRLTDEEVARIHGRMAGWYGSGLPIIDNSQLDVPQTARVLDDVLARSIASPPNW; encoded by the coding sequence ATGCAGCACGCAGTGGGTTCTCCGCTGCCGCCGCCCCATCAGTCGGGGCACGGTTGGTCACCGGCCGGACACCACCCGGGCGGGCACCAGGGCCCCGCCCCGCAGCAAGGCCCCGCCCCGCACCAGGGCCCCGCCCAGCGCCAGGGATCAGCTCCCGTACCTCCGCCTCCTCCGGCCCCGGGCTTCACGCCCCCCGCACCGGTCGCGCACACGCCGCCGCAGGCCCACGTCCCCCCGACGCCCGAGACCACGGGCCATGTGCCGCTGCCGCCCGGCGGCCCCGTCGGCATGCCGAGCGCCCCGCCCGCCGCCGCGACACCGGACCCGGCGACCACCACCATCGCGGTACTGCTCATCGGCCCGGCCGGGGCCGGCAAGACCAGCGTCGCCAAGTACTGGGCGGACCACCGACGGGTCCCCACGGCCCACATCAGCCTCGACGACGTACGCGAATGGGTCCGCTCGGGCTTCGCCGACCCCCAGTCCGGCTGGAACGACCACTCCGAGGCCCAGTACCGCCTGGCCCGCCGCACCTGCGGATTCGCCGCGCGCAACTTCCTGGCCAACGGCATCTCCTGCATCCTCGACGACGCGGTCTTCCCCGACCGCCCCGTCGTCGGGCTCGGCGGCTGGAAGCGCCACGTCGGCCCCGGCCTGCTGCCGGTCGTCCTGCTCCCCGGACTGGAGATCGTCCTGGAGCGCAACGCCGAACGCTCGGGCAACCGCCGTCTCACCGACGAGGAGGTCGCCCGCATCCACGGCCGCATGGCGGGCTGGTACGGCTCGGGCCTGCCGATCATCGACAACTCCCAGCTCGACGTACCGCAGACGGCGCGGGTCCTGGACGACGTACTGGCACGCTCGATCGCGAGCCCGCCGAACTGGTAG
- a CDS encoding aminopeptidase P family protein, whose amino-acid sequence MSEVYATRRSRVRERCQASGSATALISRPANVRYLAGAAPQGAVLLLGKTEDLLVRTGPPDDRPTDGRPDEALRIHTLPGAGGDAAVAAADLSAAQGGECLAVEEHHLTVARHRAIRSVVPRLRLADLGSAVEQLRVVKDEEEISCLRIGAEIADQALGELLESILVGRTERHLALELERRLVDHGADGPAFPTAVATGPNAGRRAHRPTDRRVEEGDFLSVCLGATYRGYRCEIGRTFVIGTSPADWQIELYDLVFAAQRAGRESLAPGAAYRDVDRAARQVLDSAGHTEGLPSLMGHGVGLEIDEDPQLAPAAMGKLDACVPVTVEPGVHLPGRGGVRIDDTLVVRPEADGGPELLTITTKELLAL is encoded by the coding sequence ATGTCCGAGGTGTACGCCACCCGTCGCTCCCGCGTGAGGGAACGCTGCCAAGCCAGCGGCAGCGCCACCGCGCTGATCTCCCGTCCAGCAAACGTCCGCTACCTCGCCGGCGCCGCCCCGCAGGGTGCCGTGCTGCTCCTCGGCAAGACCGAAGACCTGCTCGTGCGCACCGGCCCGCCCGACGACCGCCCCACCGACGGCCGCCCCGACGAGGCACTGCGGATCCACACTCTCCCCGGTGCCGGAGGCGACGCCGCCGTCGCGGCGGCCGATCTCTCGGCGGCACAGGGCGGGGAGTGTCTCGCCGTGGAGGAGCATCACCTCACCGTGGCCCGGCACAGAGCCATCCGCTCCGTCGTGCCGCGCCTGCGCCTGGCGGACCTCGGCAGCGCCGTCGAGCAGCTCCGCGTCGTCAAGGACGAGGAGGAGATCTCCTGTCTGCGCATCGGGGCCGAGATCGCCGACCAGGCCCTGGGCGAACTCCTCGAATCCATCCTCGTCGGCCGCACCGAACGTCATCTCGCCCTCGAACTGGAGCGGCGCCTCGTCGATCACGGCGCCGACGGCCCCGCCTTCCCCACCGCCGTCGCCACCGGCCCGAACGCCGGCCGACGTGCCCACCGGCCCACCGACCGCCGCGTCGAGGAGGGCGACTTCCTCTCCGTCTGCCTCGGGGCGACGTACCGCGGCTACCGCTGCGAGATCGGCCGTACCTTTGTCATCGGCACGTCCCCCGCCGACTGGCAGATCGAGCTGTACGACCTGGTCTTCGCAGCCCAGCGCGCCGGACGGGAGAGCCTGGCGCCCGGCGCCGCCTACCGCGACGTGGACCGTGCCGCGCGTCAGGTACTGGATTCCGCGGGGCACACGGAGGGCCTTCCGTCGCTGATGGGGCATGGCGTGGGACTCGAAATCGACGAGGACCCGCAGTTGGCTCCCGCGGCCATGGGTAAACTGGACGCTTGCGTGCCGGTCACCGTCGAACCGGGGGTCCACCTCCCGGGCCGGGGCGGTGTCCGGATCGATGACACGCTCGTCGTTCGCCCCGAGGCGGACGGCGGACCCGAGCTACTCACCATCACGACCAAGGAGCTGCTCGCCCTGTAG
- the efp gene encoding elongation factor P, protein MASTNDLKNGMVLKLEGGQLWSVVEFQHVKPGKGPAFVRTKLKNVLSGKVVDKTFNAGVKVETATVDKRDMQFSYMDGEYFVFMDMETYDQLMVDRKAVGDAANFLVEGFMATVAQHEGEVLFVELPAAVELTIQETEPGVQGDRSTGGTKPATLETGHQIQVPLFITTGEKIKVDTRTSDYLGRVNS, encoded by the coding sequence GTGGCTTCCACGAACGACCTCAAGAACGGCATGGTGCTCAAGCTCGAAGGCGGCCAGCTGTGGTCCGTCGTCGAGTTCCAGCACGTCAAGCCCGGCAAGGGCCCGGCCTTCGTGCGCACCAAGCTCAAGAACGTGCTCTCCGGGAAGGTCGTCGACAAGACCTTCAACGCCGGCGTGAAGGTCGAGACGGCCACCGTCGACAAGCGCGACATGCAGTTCTCGTACATGGACGGCGAGTACTTCGTCTTCATGGACATGGAGACCTACGACCAGCTCATGGTCGACCGGAAGGCCGTCGGCGACGCCGCGAACTTCCTCGTCGAGGGCTTCATGGCCACCGTCGCGCAGCACGAGGGCGAGGTGCTCTTCGTCGAGCTCCCGGCCGCCGTCGAGCTCACCATCCAGGAGACCGAGCCGGGCGTCCAGGGTGACCGCTCCACCGGCGGCACCAAGCCCGCCACCCTGGAGACCGGCCACCAGATCCAGGTCCCGCTCTTCATCACCACCGGTGAGAAGATCAAGGTCGACACCCGCACGAGCGACTACCTCGGCCGGGTGAACAGCTAA
- the nusB gene encoding transcription antitermination factor NusB, giving the protein MAARNTARKRAFQILFEGDQRGADVLTVLADWIRLSRTDTRQPPVSEYTMQLVEGYAAHAKRIDELIAQYSVGWTLDRMPVVDRNILRLGAYELIWVDETPDAVVLDEMVQLAKEFSTDESPSFVNGLLGRLKDLKPSLRRDEA; this is encoded by the coding sequence TTGGCCGCCCGCAACACGGCCCGCAAGCGCGCCTTCCAGATCCTCTTCGAGGGCGACCAGCGCGGCGCCGACGTCCTGACGGTCCTCGCGGACTGGATCCGGCTCTCCCGGACCGACACCCGGCAGCCGCCGGTGAGCGAGTACACGATGCAGCTCGTCGAGGGCTACGCGGCGCACGCGAAGCGCATCGACGAGCTGATCGCGCAGTACTCCGTCGGCTGGACGCTCGACCGGATGCCGGTCGTGGACCGCAACATCCTGCGCCTCGGCGCATACGAGCTGATCTGGGTCGACGAGACGCCGGACGCCGTCGTCCTGGACGAGATGGTGCAGCTGGCGAAGGAGTTCTCCACGGACGAGTCGCCCTCGTTCGTCAACGGCCTGCTCGGCCGCCTCAAGGACCTGAAGCCCTCGCTGCGCCGGGACGAGGCGTAG
- the bldD gene encoding transcriptional regulator BldD yields the protein MSSEYAKQLGAKLRAIRTQQGLSLHGVEEKSQGRWKAVVVGSYERGDRAVTVQRLAELADFYGVPVQELLPGTTPGGAAEPPPKLVLDLERLAHVPAEKAGPLQRYAATIQSQRGDYNGKVLSIRQDDLRTLAVIYDQSPSVLTEQLISWGVLDADARRAVSHAEES from the coding sequence ATGTCCAGCGAATACGCCAAACAGCTCGGGGCCAAGCTCCGGGCCATCCGCACCCAGCAGGGCCTTTCCCTCCACGGTGTCGAGGAGAAGTCCCAGGGACGCTGGAAGGCCGTCGTGGTCGGTTCGTACGAGCGCGGCGACCGTGCCGTGACCGTGCAGCGCCTCGCCGAGTTGGCGGATTTCTACGGCGTGCCGGTACAGGAGCTGCTGCCGGGCACCACGCCGGGCGGGGCCGCCGAGCCGCCGCCGAAGCTGGTCCTGGACCTGGAGCGGCTGGCCCACGTCCCGGCCGAGAAGGCGGGTCCCCTGCAGCGCTATGCCGCGACCATCCAGTCGCAGCGCGGTGACTACAACGGCAAGGTGCTCTCGATCCGCCAGGACGACCTGCGCACACTCGCCGTCATCTATGACCAGTCCCCCTCGGTCCTCACCGAGCAGCTGATCAGCTGGGGCGTGCTGGACGCGGACGCGCGCCGTGCGGTCTCCCACGCCGAGGAGAGCTGA
- the pyrR gene encoding bifunctional pyr operon transcriptional regulator/uracil phosphoribosyltransferase PyrR, whose protein sequence is MDRQQDTQASEARPVLEGPDIARVLTRIAHEIVERAKGADDVVLLGIPTRGVFLAQRLAAKLEQITERKIPVGSLDITMYRDDLRMHPPRALARTEIPGDGIDGRLVVLVDDVLFSGRTIRAALDALNDIGRPRAVQLAVLVDRGHRELPIRADYVGKNIPTSLRETVKVQLAEEDGRDTVLLGAKQTP, encoded by the coding sequence ATGGACAGGCAGCAGGACACTCAAGCGTCCGAAGCCAGGCCTGTGCTCGAAGGCCCTGACATCGCGCGGGTGTTGACCCGCATCGCCCACGAGATCGTCGAACGCGCCAAGGGCGCCGACGACGTGGTGCTCCTCGGCATTCCCACCCGAGGCGTCTTCCTCGCCCAGCGGCTCGCCGCCAAGCTCGAGCAGATCACCGAGCGCAAGATTCCGGTCGGCTCGCTCGACATCACCATGTACCGCGACGACCTGCGCATGCACCCGCCGCGTGCGCTGGCCCGCACCGAGATCCCCGGTGACGGCATCGACGGCCGGCTCGTCGTCCTCGTCGACGACGTCCTCTTCTCCGGCCGCACCATCCGAGCCGCCCTGGACGCCCTGAACGACATCGGGCGCCCGCGCGCGGTCCAGCTCGCGGTCCTCGTCGACCGCGGCCACCGCGAGCTGCCCATCCGCGCCGACTACGTCGGCAAGAACATCCCCACGTCGCTGCGGGAGACGGTCAAGGTCCAGCTCGCCGAGGAGGACGGTCGCGACACCGTGCTGCTCGGCGCGAAGCAGACCCCCTAG
- a CDS encoding aspartate carbamoyltransferase catalytic subunit: MQRHLISAADLTRDDAVLILDTAEEMARVADRPIKKLPTLRGRTVVNLFFEDSTRTRISFEAAEKRLSADVINFTAKGSSVSKGESLKDTAQTLEAMGVDAVVIRHGASGAPYRLANSGWIDAAVINAGDGTHQHPTQALLDAFTMRRRLVGRDAGIGQDLAGRRITIVGDVLHSRVARSNVDLLHTLGAEVTLVAPPTLLPVGIETWPCEVSYDLDATLSKSDAVMMLRVQRERMNAAFFPTEREYSRRYGLDGDRMARMPEHAIVMHPGPMVRGMEITAEVADSERCTAIEQVANGVSIRMAVLYLLLGGNEPAATHTRTEEK, from the coding sequence ATGCAGCGTCATCTCATCTCGGCCGCCGACCTCACCCGCGACGACGCCGTCCTGATCCTCGACACCGCCGAGGAGATGGCCCGGGTCGCCGACCGGCCGATCAAGAAGTTGCCGACCCTGCGCGGCCGCACCGTCGTGAACCTCTTCTTCGAGGACTCCACGCGTACCCGCATCTCCTTCGAGGCCGCCGAGAAGCGGCTGTCCGCGGACGTCATCAACTTCACCGCCAAGGGGTCGAGCGTGTCCAAGGGCGAGTCCCTGAAGGACACCGCCCAGACCCTGGAGGCCATGGGCGTCGACGCCGTGGTCATCCGGCACGGCGCCTCCGGAGCGCCGTACCGCCTCGCCAACTCCGGCTGGATCGACGCGGCCGTCATCAACGCCGGCGACGGCACCCACCAGCACCCCACCCAGGCCCTGTTGGACGCCTTCACCATGCGGCGGCGGCTGGTCGGGCGGGACGCCGGGATAGGGCAGGACCTGGCCGGCCGGCGCATCACGATCGTCGGCGACGTCCTGCACAGCCGGGTCGCCCGCTCCAACGTCGACCTGCTGCACACCCTCGGTGCCGAGGTCACCCTCGTCGCCCCGCCGACCCTGCTGCCGGTCGGCATCGAGACCTGGCCCTGCGAGGTGTCGTACGACCTCGACGCCACGCTGTCCAAGTCCGACGCGGTGATGATGCTGCGCGTGCAGCGCGAGCGCATGAACGCCGCGTTCTTCCCGACCGAGCGCGAGTACTCGCGGCGCTACGGCCTCGACGGCGACCGCATGGCGCGGATGCCCGAGCACGCCATCGTGATGCACCCCGGCCCGATGGTCCGCGGCATGGAGATCACCGCCGAGGTCGCCGACTCGGAGCGCTGCACCGCCATCGAGCAGGTCGCAAACGGAGTCTCCATCCGGATGGCCGTTCTGTATCTGCTGCTGGGCGGAAACGAACCCGCCGCCACCCACACCCGTACCGAGGAGAAGTAA
- a CDS encoding dihydroorotase, whose amino-acid sequence MSKILIRGAKVLGGEPQDVLIDGGAIAEVGTALSAEGAQVVEADGKVLLPGLVDLHTHLREPGREDSETVLTGTRAAASGGYTAVFAMANTFPVADTAGVVEQVWRLGREHGYCDVQPIGAVTVGLEGKKLAELGAMHESAAGVTVFSDDGKCVDDAVIMRRALEYVKAFGGVVAQHAQEPRLTEGAQMNEGVVSAELGLGGWPAVAEESIIARDVLLAEHVGSRVHICHLSTAGSVEIVRWAKSRGIDVTAEVTPHHLLLTDELVRTYNPVYKVNPPLRTERDVLALREALADGTIDIVATDHAPHPHEDKDCEWAAAAMGMVGLETALSVVQETMVDTGLLTWAGVAERMSFKPAEIGRAKGHGRPVSAGEPANLMLVDTEYRGSVDPAGFASRSRNTPYEGRELPGRVTHTWLRGKATLVDGKLT is encoded by the coding sequence ATGAGCAAGATCCTGATCCGTGGTGCGAAGGTGCTCGGCGGCGAGCCGCAGGACGTGCTGATCGACGGCGGGGCCATCGCCGAGGTCGGCACCGCTCTGAGCGCCGAGGGCGCCCAGGTCGTCGAGGCGGACGGCAAGGTGCTGCTGCCGGGCCTGGTCGACCTGCACACGCATCTGCGCGAGCCCGGGCGCGAGGACTCCGAGACCGTGCTGACCGGCACGCGCGCGGCGGCCTCCGGCGGCTACACGGCCGTGTTCGCCATGGCCAACACCTTCCCCGTCGCCGACACCGCCGGTGTCGTCGAGCAGGTCTGGCGACTGGGCCGGGAGCACGGCTACTGCGACGTGCAGCCCATCGGCGCCGTCACCGTCGGCCTGGAGGGCAAGAAGCTCGCCGAGCTGGGCGCCATGCACGAGTCGGCGGCCGGCGTCACCGTCTTCTCCGACGACGGCAAGTGCGTGGACGACGCCGTGATCATGCGACGCGCGCTGGAGTACGTGAAGGCCTTCGGAGGTGTCGTCGCCCAGCACGCGCAGGAGCCGCGGCTGACCGAGGGCGCCCAGATGAACGAGGGCGTCGTCTCCGCCGAGCTGGGCCTGGGCGGCTGGCCCGCGGTGGCCGAAGAATCGATCATCGCCCGGGATGTCCTGCTCGCCGAGCACGTCGGCTCCCGCGTCCACATCTGCCACCTGTCGACCGCCGGCTCCGTCGAGATCGTGCGCTGGGCCAAGTCCCGCGGCATCGACGTCACCGCCGAGGTCACCCCGCACCACCTGCTCCTCACCGACGAGCTGGTGCGCACCTACAACCCGGTCTACAAGGTGAACCCGCCGCTGCGCACCGAGCGTGACGTGCTGGCGCTGCGCGAGGCCCTCGCGGACGGCACGATCGACATCGTCGCCACCGACCACGCCCCGCACCCGCACGAGGACAAGGACTGCGAGTGGGCCGCGGCCGCCATGGGGATGGTCGGCCTGGAGACCGCGTTGTCAGTGGTGCAGGAGACCATGGTGGACACCGGGCTCCTCACCTGGGCCGGGGTCGCCGAGCGCATGTCCTTCAAGCCCGCCGAGATCGGGCGGGCGAAGGGCCACGGCCGTCCCGTCTCGGCTGGTGAGCCCGCCAACCTCATGCTCGTCGACACGGAATACCGTGGGTCCGTGGACCCCGCGGGCTTCGCCTCGCGCAGCCGCAACACTCCGTACGAGGGGCGTGAGCTGCCGGGCCGTGTCACGCACACGTGGCTCCGGGGCAAGGCCACGCTCGTCGACGGGAAGCTCACGTGA
- a CDS encoding PH-like domain-containing protein: MTPVILLAAEKESAEVTDWAARIGWVVGLALFIALVYWLMREGWKWRGTLQGDLPELPGAPDDPGPARLSMSGRYHGSTTAGQWLDRIVAHGLGTRSRVELTLTDAGLDVVRPGASDFFVPAARLREARLDKGIAGKVLTEGGLLVVTWAHGDRLIDSGFRSDHAAEHNEWVDVINSMIKNNSTEGAER, encoded by the coding sequence GTGACACCTGTAATCCTGCTGGCCGCCGAGAAGGAATCGGCCGAGGTCACCGACTGGGCCGCCCGCATCGGCTGGGTCGTCGGACTCGCCCTCTTCATCGCGCTCGTCTACTGGCTGATGCGCGAGGGCTGGAAATGGCGCGGCACGCTCCAGGGCGATCTGCCCGAGCTGCCCGGCGCGCCGGACGACCCCGGCCCGGCCAGACTGAGCATGAGCGGCCGCTACCACGGCTCCACCACCGCCGGTCAGTGGCTGGACCGCATCGTGGCGCACGGCCTGGGCACCCGCAGCCGGGTCGAGCTCACCCTGACGGACGCGGGACTGGACGTCGTACGCCCCGGTGCGAGCGATTTCTTCGTCCCGGCCGCGCGACTGCGCGAGGCCCGGCTCGACAAGGGCATCGCCGGCAAGGTCCTCACCGAGGGCGGACTGCTCGTGGTGACCTGGGCACACGGCGACCGGCTGATCGACTCCGGGTTCCGCTCGGACCACGCGGCGGAGCACAACGAGTGGGTCGACGTCATTAACTCCATGATCAAGAACAACAGCACGGAAGGCGCCGAACGATGA
- the carA gene encoding glutamine-hydrolyzing carbamoyl-phosphate synthase small subunit produces the protein MTTSIQGTASQRHKAAPAVLVLEDGRTFRGRAYGAVGVTFGEAVFSTGMTGYQETLTDPSYHRQVVVMTAPHVGNTGVNDEDPESKRIWVAGYVVRDPARVPSNWRSRRSLDDELRHQGVVGISGIDTRALTRHLRERGAMRVGIFSGNALPDEGTMLAEVRQAPEMKGADLSAEVATKETYVVPAIGEKKFTVAAVDLGIKGMTPHRMAERGIEVHVLPATATAEDVYAVNPDGVFFSNGPGDPATADHPVSVMRAVLERGTPLFGICFGNQILGRALGFGTYKLKYGHRGINQPVQDRTTGKVEVTAHNHGFAVDAPTDKVSDTPYGRAEVSHVCLNDNVVEGLHLLDKPAFSVQYHPEAAAGPHDAAYLFDRFVSLMEGQRA, from the coding sequence ATGACGACCTCCATCCAGGGGACCGCCTCCCAGAGGCACAAGGCGGCTCCCGCCGTACTCGTCCTGGAGGACGGCCGGACCTTCCGCGGCCGCGCCTACGGGGCCGTGGGGGTGACCTTCGGCGAGGCCGTGTTCTCCACCGGCATGACCGGCTACCAGGAGACCCTCACCGACCCCTCCTACCACCGCCAGGTCGTCGTGATGACCGCCCCGCACGTCGGCAACACCGGCGTCAACGACGAGGACCCGGAGAGCAAGCGGATCTGGGTCGCCGGCTACGTCGTGCGCGACCCCGCGCGCGTGCCGTCCAACTGGCGCTCCCGGCGCTCGCTGGACGACGAGCTGCGCCACCAGGGCGTCGTCGGCATCTCCGGCATCGACACGCGCGCGCTGACCCGCCATCTGCGCGAGCGCGGCGCCATGCGCGTCGGCATCTTCTCCGGCAACGCGCTGCCCGACGAGGGCACCATGCTCGCCGAGGTCCGCCAGGCCCCCGAGATGAAGGGCGCCGACCTCTCCGCCGAGGTCGCCACCAAGGAGACGTACGTCGTCCCGGCGATCGGCGAGAAGAAGTTCACCGTCGCCGCCGTCGACCTCGGCATCAAGGGCATGACCCCGCACCGCATGGCCGAGCGCGGCATCGAGGTCCATGTGCTGCCGGCCACGGCGACCGCCGAGGACGTGTACGCCGTCAACCCCGACGGCGTGTTCTTCTCCAACGGCCCGGGCGACCCGGCCACCGCCGACCACCCGGTCTCCGTCATGCGGGCCGTCCTGGAGCGCGGCACCCCGCTCTTCGGCATCTGCTTCGGCAACCAGATCCTGGGCCGCGCCCTCGGCTTCGGCACCTACAAGCTGAAGTACGGCCACCGCGGCATCAACCAGCCCGTGCAGGACCGTACGACCGGCAAGGTCGAGGTCACCGCGCACAACCACGGCTTCGCCGTGGACGCCCCGACCGACAAGGTCTCCGACACCCCCTACGGCCGCGCCGAGGTCTCCCACGTCTGCCTCAACGACAACGTGGTGGAGGGCCTTCACCTCCTCGACAAGCCGGCCTTCAGCGTCCAGTACCACCCCGAAGCGGCAGCGGGCCCGCACGACGCCGCCTACCTGTTCGACCGCTTCGTATCCCTGATGGAGGGCCAGCGTGCCTAA